One Thermococcus kodakarensis KOD1 genomic window carries:
- a CDS encoding 50S ribosomal protein L14e — MPAIEVGRIAVVIAGRRAGQKVVVADIIDKNFVLVTGAGLNKVKRRRMNVKHLEPLPERVNIQRGASDEEIKAALEGAGISLE; from the coding sequence ATGCCAGCTATTGAGGTTGGAAGGATTGCCGTCGTTATCGCCGGAAGGAGGGCTGGACAGAAGGTCGTCGTTGCCGACATAATCGACAAGAACTTCGTCCTCGTTACCGGTGCTGGCCTCAACAAGGTCAAGCGCAGGAGGATGAACGTTAAGCACCTCGAGCCCCTTCCGGAGAGGGTCAACATTCAGCGCGGCGCTTCCGACGAGGAGATCAAGGCCGCCCTCGAGGGGGCTGGAATCAGCCTCGAGTGA
- a CDS encoding EMC3/TMCO1 family protein: MLEGIYAFLDNLFGPFITGYHPMWVITVAGAIIGGTYTLIYYFFTDIEKQRHMQKLAKELQKEMREAQKSGDEKKLKKVQKKQMELMKMQSELMQQQMIPMFLTLPVFWIFFAWLRRWYVEVGIVKAPFNFFLFDWFHSWQHSALPPDQLGYVGWYFLTSYAVGMILRKFLNMG, from the coding sequence ATGCTTGAGGGAATATACGCGTTCCTTGACAACCTGTTTGGACCGTTCATAACTGGCTACCATCCCATGTGGGTCATTACGGTAGCTGGGGCAATAATCGGCGGGACTTACACTTTGATCTACTACTTCTTCACGGATATTGAGAAGCAGAGGCACATGCAGAAGCTTGCCAAAGAGCTCCAGAAGGAGATGCGTGAAGCTCAGAAGAGTGGCGACGAAAAGAAGCTTAAAAAAGTTCAAAAGAAGCAGATGGAGCTTATGAAGATGCAGAGTGAGCTTATGCAGCAGCAGATGATCCCAATGTTCCTGACGCTTCCCGTATTTTGGATATTCTTCGCGTGGCTCAGGCGCTGGTACGTCGAGGTTGGAATAGTCAAAGCCCCCTTCAACTTCTTCCTCTTTGACTGGTTCCACAGCTGGCAGCACTCGGCGCTGCCGCCCGACCAGCTCGGATACGTCGGCTGGTACTTCCTGACCAGCTACGCGGTCGGCATGATACTGAGGAAGTTCCTTAATATGGGATAA
- a CDS encoding 30S ribosomal protein S13: MTENFRHIVRVAGVDIDGHKQVRWALTGIKGIGINFATMVLRVAGIDPFMKAGYLTDEQVKKIEEILADPVAHGIPAWAVNRPKDYETGKDMHLITAKLVMAWREDVNRLRRIRAYRGIRHELGLPVRGQRTRSNFRHGTTVGVSRRKK; this comes from the coding sequence ATGACCGAGAACTTTAGGCACATCGTCCGTGTTGCGGGAGTGGATATAGACGGACATAAGCAGGTTAGGTGGGCCCTTACGGGCATAAAGGGCATCGGCATAAACTTCGCAACAATGGTGCTCAGGGTTGCAGGAATAGACCCGTTCATGAAGGCAGGTTACCTCACCGACGAGCAGGTGAAGAAGATCGAGGAGATACTCGCTGACCCGGTCGCCCACGGAATACCCGCTTGGGCCGTAAACAGGCCGAAGGACTACGAGACTGGCAAGGACATGCACCTCATCACTGCCAAGCTCGTTATGGCCTGGCGTGAGGATGTCAACAGGCTCAGGAGGATCAGGGCTTACCGCGGTATAAGGCACGAGCTCGGTCTCCCTGTCAGGGGACAGAGGACCAGGTCCAACTTCAGGCACG
- a CDS encoding 50S ribosomal protein L34e: protein MKPMYRSRSWRRKYVRTPGGRTVIHFERRKPKVAHCAMCGRPLNGVPRGRPSELRKLPKTKKRPERPYPNLCPSCMRKVMKAQVRASITA from the coding sequence ATGAAGCCCATGTACAGGTCAAGGTCATGGAGGAGAAAGTACGTCAGGACTCCCGGTGGAAGGACCGTCATCCACTTCGAGAGAAGGAAGCCGAAGGTTGCCCACTGCGCCATGTGCGGCAGGCCGCTCAACGGCGTCCCGCGCGGCAGGCCGAGCGAGCTCAGGAAGCTCCCGAAGACCAAGAAGAGACCCGAGAGGCCCTACCCGAACCTCTGCCCGAGCTGCATGAGGAAGGTCATGAAGGCCCAGGTTAGGGCTTCAATCACTGCCTGA
- a CDS encoding 50S ribosomal protein L30: MAKLALIRLRSGIRARGEVRDTLAMLRLHRINHLVIVDDTPSYRGMIQKVKDYITWGEIDKETLAKLLRKRGRLIGNKPITDEYVKEKLGMTIEEFAEKVVNGEMKLRDLPNIKPVFRLHPPRGGLKGSKKRSFKEGGALGYRGEKINELIERML; the protein is encoded by the coding sequence ATGGCAAAGCTTGCGCTCATCAGGCTTAGGAGCGGGATTAGGGCGAGGGGTGAAGTGAGAGACACCCTCGCCATGCTCCGCCTCCACAGGATCAACCACCTTGTCATAGTTGACGACACCCCGAGCTACCGCGGAATGATTCAGAAGGTCAAGGATTACATAACCTGGGGCGAGATCGACAAGGAGACCCTAGCCAAGCTCCTCAGGAAGAGGGGCAGACTCATAGGAAACAAGCCGATAACCGACGAGTACGTCAAGGAGAAGCTCGGAATGACGATCGAGGAGTTCGCCGAGAAGGTCGTCAACGGCGAGATGAAGCTCAGGGATCTGCCGAACATCAAGCCGGTCTTCAGGCTTCACCCGCCGAGGGGCGGCCTTAAGGGCAGCAAGAAGCGCTCCTTCAAGGAGGGCGGAGCACTCGGTTACCGCGGCGAGAAGATAAACGAGCTCATTGAGAGAATGCTCTGA
- a CDS encoding adenylate kinase, producing the protein MPFVVVITGIPGVGKSTITKLALKKTRAKFRLVNFGDLMFEEAVNMGLVKHRDEMRKLDPLTQKELQLKVAQRIVEIARKEPVLLDTHATIRTPAGYLLGFPREVIEILNPNFIVIIEAAPSEILGRRLRDLKRDRDVETEEQIARHQDLNRAAAIAYAMHSNALIKIIENHEDKGLEEAVNELVKVLDLAVSEYA; encoded by the coding sequence ATGCCGTTTGTTGTCGTGATCACGGGTATTCCAGGTGTGGGCAAGAGCACCATAACGAAGCTGGCCCTCAAAAAGACCCGAGCCAAGTTTAGACTCGTCAATTTTGGGGATCTGATGTTCGAAGAGGCCGTCAATATGGGGCTTGTGAAGCACAGGGACGAGATGAGAAAGCTTGACCCCCTGACCCAGAAGGAACTTCAGCTTAAAGTCGCCCAGAGGATTGTTGAGATTGCCAGGAAAGAACCCGTTCTGCTCGATACCCACGCGACTATCCGGACCCCCGCTGGATACCTTCTCGGATTTCCAAGGGAGGTTATAGAAATCCTCAATCCGAACTTTATAGTCATTATTGAGGCTGCCCCGAGTGAAATCCTTGGAAGGCGCCTGCGTGACCTCAAGAGGGATAGGGACGTTGAGACCGAGGAGCAGATAGCGAGGCATCAGGATCTCAACAGGGCCGCGGCCATAGCGTACGCAATGCACTCTAACGCGCTCATCAAAATCATTGAAAACCACGAGGATAAAGGTCTTGAAGAGGCCGTAAACGAGCTCGTTAAAGTACTCGATCTGGCGGTGAGTGAGTATGCTTGA
- a CDS encoding 50S ribosomal protein L18: protein MAHGPRYRVPFRRRREGKTNYHKRLKLLKSKKPRLVVRKTLNHHIAQIVVYDPKGDKTLVSAHTMELMRDFGWKGHGGNTPSAYLLGLLIGYKAKQAGIEEAILDIGLHPPTRGSSIFAVLKGAVDAGLNVPHSEEIYPEDYRINGEHIANYAKALKEEDEALYRKQFSGYLVKGLEPEKLPEHFEEVKAKIIEKFEGARE, encoded by the coding sequence ATGGCACACGGACCGAGGTATAGGGTTCCGTTCAGGAGGAGGAGAGAGGGTAAGACTAACTATCACAAGAGGCTCAAGCTCCTCAAGAGCAAGAAGCCGAGGCTCGTCGTGAGGAAGACCCTCAACCACCACATTGCTCAGATCGTTGTCTACGACCCGAAGGGAGACAAAACGCTCGTTTCAGCTCACACCATGGAGCTCATGAGGGACTTCGGCTGGAAGGGACACGGAGGAAACACTCCCTCAGCTTACCTACTCGGTCTCCTCATCGGCTACAAGGCCAAGCAGGCTGGTATAGAGGAGGCCATCCTCGACATAGGTCTCCACCCGCCGACCAGGGGTTCGAGCATATTCGCGGTCCTCAAGGGTGCGGTTGACGCCGGCTTGAACGTCCCGCACAGCGAGGAGATCTATCCAGAGGACTACAGGATAAACGGCGAGCACATAGCCAACTACGCCAAGGCCCTCAAGGAGGAGGACGAGGCCCTCTACAGGAAGCAGTTCTCTGGATATCTCGTCAAGGGCCTCGAGCCTGAGAAGCTCCCCGAGCACTTTGAAGAGGTTAAGGCCAAGATAATCGAGAAGTTTGAGGGGGCGAGAGAATGA
- a CDS encoding SDR family NAD(P)-dependent oxidoreductase, giving the protein MKTALITGATGGIGRALSERLVRQGYHVICVARREDKLRELSKALKSFDYIAADLSDTEAPAKIRDALASMGIRKLDLLINNAGYAIRKPLLEHSSEELENIFRVNVFAPIWLTKELLPFLGKGSKVVFVISGVAFVNVPEIPSYCATKGALHYLTINLEKELAELGISTIRVYPKQVKSEFWKGKIPRGSIEPERVADAVLNGIKKNKREVFVPGYLKLVKYLPNWPVFTYRFRY; this is encoded by the coding sequence ATGAAGACTGCCCTAATTACTGGCGCCACCGGCGGCATTGGGAGGGCACTGTCAGAGAGGCTTGTTAGGCAGGGCTACCACGTAATCTGTGTTGCGAGGAGAGAGGATAAGCTCAGGGAGCTATCCAAGGCCCTGAAAAGCTTTGATTACATAGCTGCTGACCTTTCCGACACGGAAGCTCCGGCCAAAATCAGGGATGCTTTAGCTAGTATGGGAATAAGAAAGCTCGACCTGCTCATAAACAACGCTGGCTACGCCATCAGAAAGCCCCTCCTGGAGCATTCCAGTGAAGAGCTTGAGAACATATTCAGAGTAAACGTCTTTGCTCCCATCTGGCTTACGAAGGAGCTCCTCCCGTTTCTCGGGAAGGGCTCAAAGGTCGTCTTTGTAATAAGCGGCGTTGCCTTTGTCAATGTCCCTGAGATCCCCTCATACTGCGCCACCAAAGGTGCGCTCCACTATCTCACGATAAACTTAGAGAAGGAGCTGGCGGAGCTGGGAATAAGCACGATTAGAGTCTATCCCAAGCAGGTGAAGAGCGAGTTCTGGAAGGGTAAGATTCCCAGGGGGTCAATCGAACCTGAGCGGGTAGCCGATGCGGTGCTTAACGGCATTAAAAAGAACAAGCGTGAGGTCTTTGTGCCCGGCTACCTGAAGCTCGTTAAATACCTGCCCAACTGGCCCGTCTTTACATACCGCTTCAGATATTAG
- a CDS encoding RNA-guided pseudouridylation complex pseudouridine synthase subunit Cbf5 has translation MARDEVRRILPADIKREVVVKDEKAETNPKWGFPPEKRPIEMHIQFGIINLDKPPGPTSHEVVAWVKRILNLNKAGHGGTLDPKVSGVLPVALERATRVVQALLPAGKEYVALMHLHGDVPEDKILAVMREFQGEIIQRPPLRSAVKRRLRTRKVYYIDVLEIEGRDVLFRVGVEAGTYIRSLIHHIGLALGVGAHMAELRRTRSGPFKEDETLVTLHDLVDYYHFWKEDGVEEYFRKAIQPMEKAVEHLPKVWIRDSAVAAVTHGADLAVPGVVKLHKGIKKGDLVAIMTLKDELVALGKAMMTTGEMLQKSKGIAVDVDKVFMPRDWYPKLWKEKE, from the coding sequence ATGGCGAGGGACGAAGTGAGGAGGATCCTTCCCGCTGACATCAAGAGGGAAGTGGTTGTGAAGGACGAGAAGGCCGAGACGAATCCGAAGTGGGGCTTTCCGCCGGAGAAACGGCCAATCGAGATGCACATCCAGTTCGGCATAATCAACCTCGACAAGCCGCCCGGGCCGACGAGCCACGAGGTCGTCGCCTGGGTCAAGAGGATACTGAACCTTAACAAGGCAGGACACGGTGGAACGCTAGATCCGAAGGTCAGTGGAGTCCTTCCGGTTGCCCTGGAGAGAGCAACAAGGGTTGTGCAGGCCCTTCTGCCAGCTGGAAAGGAGTACGTGGCTTTAATGCACCTCCACGGCGACGTTCCCGAGGACAAAATACTCGCCGTTATGAGGGAGTTCCAGGGGGAGATAATCCAGAGGCCGCCCCTGAGGAGTGCCGTCAAGAGACGCCTTAGGACGAGGAAGGTCTACTACATAGACGTGCTGGAGATAGAAGGTAGGGACGTTCTCTTCAGGGTTGGAGTCGAGGCCGGAACCTACATCCGTTCGCTCATCCACCACATTGGCCTTGCCCTTGGGGTCGGCGCCCACATGGCCGAACTTAGAAGGACCAGAAGTGGCCCCTTCAAGGAGGATGAGACCCTCGTGACCCTCCATGACCTTGTGGACTACTACCACTTCTGGAAGGAGGACGGGGTTGAGGAGTACTTCAGGAAGGCAATCCAGCCGATGGAGAAGGCAGTGGAACATCTGCCCAAGGTCTGGATAAGGGACTCCGCAGTTGCCGCTGTTACTCACGGCGCTGATTTAGCAGTTCCCGGCGTAGTCAAGCTCCACAAGGGCATAAAGAAGGGAGACCTCGTCGCAATAATGACCCTCAAGGACGAGCTTGTTGCACTGGGCAAAGCCATGATGACAACCGGGGAGATGCTCCAGAAGAGCAAGGGCATAGCGGTCGATGTGGACAAAGTCTTCATGCCAAGGGACTGGTATCCCAAGCTGTGGAAGGAGAAAGAGTGA
- a CDS encoding large ribosomal subunit protein uL15 gives MIRRRKKVRKLRGSHTHGWGCKKKHRGGGSKGGRGMAGTGKRKDQKWTWTIKYAPDRLGKRGFHRPKAVQYIPKVINLNDIDENFELFKDAGIIYEEDGKLVFDATALGVDKILGTGKLTRALVVKAYYVTPKAEEKIKAAGGEVLLA, from the coding sequence ATGATTAGGAGGAGGAAGAAGGTTAGGAAGCTCCGCGGAAGTCACACTCACGGATGGGGCTGCAAGAAGAAGCACCGCGGCGGTGGAAGCAAGGGTGGCCGCGGTATGGCGGGCACCGGTAAGAGGAAGGATCAGAAGTGGACTTGGACCATCAAGTACGCCCCGGACAGGCTCGGTAAGAGGGGCTTCCACAGGCCGAAAGCAGTTCAGTACATCCCGAAGGTCATAAACCTCAACGACATAGACGAGAACTTTGAACTGTTCAAGGATGCGGGCATAATATACGAGGAGGACGGAAAGCTCGTCTTCGACGCGACTGCCCTCGGCGTTGACAAGATACTCGGCACAGGTAAGCTCACAAGGGCCCTCGTCGTGAAGGCCTACTACGTTACCCCCAAGGCAGAGGAGAAGATCAAGGCTGCTGGCGGCGAGGTTCTCCTCGCCTGA
- the rpsE gene encoding 30S ribosomal protein S5 yields the protein MSDPREIAQRVLEEWEPKTKLGRLVKEGQITDIHEIFRKGYQIKEPEIVDVLLPEVNLRENQEVLDIALTVRMTDSGRRIRFRVLAAVGNRDGYVGLGIGHGREVGIAIRKAINYAKMNIIEIKRGCGSWECRCRRPHSIPFAVEGKEGSVRVKLMPGPRGLGLVIGDVGKKILTLAGVQDVWSQTLGETRTTVNFAKAVFNALYNTNRVAIKPEDIERYGIVVGRAMPTTFEVE from the coding sequence ATGAGCGACCCGAGAGAGATAGCCCAGAGGGTTCTTGAGGAGTGGGAACCAAAGACCAAGCTCGGCAGGCTCGTTAAGGAAGGCCAGATCACTGACATTCACGAGATATTTAGGAAGGGCTACCAGATAAAGGAGCCCGAGATCGTTGACGTCCTCCTTCCGGAGGTCAACCTCAGGGAGAACCAGGAAGTACTCGACATAGCCCTCACGGTGAGAATGACCGACAGCGGCAGGAGGATCAGGTTCAGGGTTCTCGCTGCCGTTGGCAACAGGGACGGCTACGTCGGCCTTGGAATCGGCCACGGAAGGGAAGTCGGTATAGCCATCAGGAAGGCCATCAACTACGCCAAGATGAACATCATCGAGATCAAGCGCGGCTGTGGAAGCTGGGAGTGCAGGTGCAGGAGGCCGCACTCAATTCCGTTCGCCGTCGAGGGGAAGGAAGGCAGCGTCCGCGTCAAGCTCATGCCCGGACCGCGTGGCCTCGGCCTCGTTATCGGTGACGTGGGCAAGAAGATACTCACGCTGGCTGGCGTTCAGGACGTCTGGTCACAGACCCTCGGTGAGACTAGAACCACCGTCAACTTCGCGAAGGCAGTGTTCAACGCCCTCTACAACACCAACCGCGTTGCCATCAAGCCCGAGGACATCGAGCGCTACGGTATCGTCGTGGGTAGGGCGATGCCCACGACCTTCGAGGTTGAGTGA
- a CDS encoding class I SAM-dependent methyltransferase, which produces MSHYYSEEPSTPLKTKTIEVCVRGHCFKFITASGVFSFGRLDRGTELLIESMVLQPGWRVLDLGCGYGPIGIVASRFVDYVVMTDVNRRAVSIAKKNLKINGVRNAEVRWGSLYEPVAGEKFDSIITNPPVHAGKEVLREIVINAPRHLNDGGYLQLVIKTKQGAKYIKSLMDETFTEVRELAKGSGYRVYAGIA; this is translated from the coding sequence ATGAGCCACTACTACTCAGAAGAGCCGAGCACTCCGCTGAAGACGAAGACTATCGAAGTCTGCGTTAGAGGGCACTGTTTCAAGTTCATCACAGCGAGCGGGGTTTTCTCCTTCGGCAGGCTCGACAGGGGAACGGAACTCCTCATCGAGAGCATGGTTCTTCAGCCAGGGTGGAGGGTCCTTGACCTCGGCTGTGGATACGGTCCCATAGGCATCGTTGCCTCTCGCTTTGTGGATTATGTCGTCATGACTGATGTAAACCGCAGGGCGGTCAGCATAGCAAAGAAAAACTTAAAAATCAACGGCGTTAGGAACGCAGAGGTTCGCTGGGGGAGTCTCTACGAACCGGTCGCTGGAGAAAAGTTCGACTCCATAATCACGAACCCCCCTGTGCACGCAGGGAAGGAAGTCCTGAGGGAAATAGTTATAAACGCTCCACGGCATCTGAACGATGGTGGCTACCTCCAGCTGGTCATCAAGACCAAGCAGGGGGCAAAGTATATTAAGTCCCTCATGGATGAGACTTTCACCGAAGTGAGAGAGCTCGCGAAGGGGAGCGGCTATCGGGTGTATGCCGGGATCGCCTAG
- the cmk gene encoding (d)CMP kinase → MPKGCLVITVSGLAGSGTTTLCRNLAKHYGFKHIYAGLIFRQMAKEMGMTLEEFQKYVELHPEIDREIDRRQIEAAKECNVVIEGRLAGWMVKNADLKIWLDAPIMERAKRVAKREGISVEEAFVKIAEREKQNRKRYLNLYGIDIEDKSIYDLIINTAHWGPDGVFAIVKAAIDHLSPSGDAGEDEKEKEVG, encoded by the coding sequence ATGCCCAAGGGCTGCCTCGTCATAACCGTCAGCGGTCTGGCAGGGTCCGGCACAACGACCCTCTGCAGGAACCTCGCCAAGCACTACGGCTTCAAGCACATCTATGCTGGGCTTATATTCAGGCAGATGGCCAAGGAAATGGGCATGACCCTCGAGGAGTTCCAGAAGTATGTTGAGCTCCACCCAGAGATAGACAGGGAAATTGACAGAAGGCAGATCGAGGCAGCCAAGGAGTGCAATGTCGTTATTGAAGGCCGCCTCGCTGGCTGGATGGTCAAGAATGCTGACCTGAAAATCTGGCTTGACGCTCCGATAATGGAGCGCGCCAAGAGGGTTGCCAAGAGGGAAGGCATCTCCGTTGAGGAGGCATTCGTTAAGATAGCCGAGAGGGAGAAGCAGAACAGGAAAAGGTATTTAAACCTCTACGGAATCGACATCGAGGACAAGTCCATTTATGACTTGATTATTAACACGGCCCACTGGGGCCCCGATGGCGTCTTCGCGATTGTGAAGGCCGCCATCGACCACCTTTCCCCCAGCGGTGACGCGGGGGAGGATGAAAAAGAAAAGGAGGTGGGATGA
- a CDS encoding type II toxin-antitoxin system HicB family antitoxin: MNLHAVIWEEEGVYVVKEVFTGVTTQGETIEEALENLREAVELYLEEFPELKEELGKIKFVGDFNVEIAKALG; the protein is encoded by the coding sequence ATGAACCTTCATGCCGTTATCTGGGAGGAAGAGGGAGTTTACGTCGTCAAGGAAGTGTTCACGGGGGTAACTACTCAGGGCGAGACGATAGAGGAGGCACTTGAGAACCTCAGGGAGGCGGTGGAGCTTTACCTGGAAGAGTTCCCCGAGCTCAAAGAGGAACTTGGGAAGATAAAGTTCGTGGGCGATTTCAATGTCGAGATTGCCAAGGCTCTCGGGTGA
- a CDS encoding 50S ribosomal protein L19e, with translation MIMLKTQRRIAAELLKCGENRIWIDPERIEDVAAAITREDIKRLIHDGVIKKKPIKGQSRARARAFQEARKKGRHRGPGSKKGKKTARMGKKEVWMMTIRALRKELRKLKAEGKLDAHTYRRLYIRAKGGQFKNKRQLYMFMQEHGILKE, from the coding sequence ATGATCATGCTCAAGACCCAGAGGAGAATTGCCGCCGAGCTGTTGAAGTGTGGCGAGAACAGGATATGGATCGACCCGGAGAGGATTGAGGACGTTGCTGCCGCCATAACGAGGGAGGACATAAAGAGGCTCATCCACGACGGCGTCATCAAGAAGAAGCCCATCAAGGGTCAGAGCAGGGCCAGGGCTAGGGCCTTCCAGGAGGCCAGGAAGAAGGGCCGCCACCGCGGTCCGGGAAGCAAGAAGGGCAAGAAGACCGCCAGGATGGGCAAGAAGGAAGTCTGGATGATGACCATAAGGGCCCTCAGAAAGGAGCTCAGGAAGCTCAAGGCCGAGGGCAAGCTCGATGCCCACACCTACAGGAGGCTCTACATCCGTGCCAAGGGCGGCCAGTTCAAGAACAAGAGGCAGCTCTACATGTTCATGCAGGAGCACGGTATTTTGAAGGAGTGA
- the secY gene encoding preprotein translocase subunit SecY, whose protein sequence is MGVREVVYAIERWFPEVERPKRHVPLKEKFMWTGIALLLYFVLAEIPLYGIPQQVQDYFATLRFVLAGRSGSLLTLGIGPIVTASIIMQLLVGSEIVRLDLSNPEDRRFYQATQRVFAVFMSFFEAFIYVFAGAFGKVNTGIGAFQTVSIPNGPIYIGIGLALLIVLQLGLASTLLILLDELVSKWGIGSGISLFIAAGVSQTVIYRSLAPVQSNQYIDPLTGEPALIGAIPAFIQHILKGDISGAIYRGGTLPDIVKLIGTIVVFLVVVYLESMRVEIPLSYGRVTVRGRYPIRFMYVSNIPIILTMALYANIQLWARLLANYGHPILGQFDSAGNPVGGFVIYLYPPRDIFHVINDPVRALVYALMTIFWSLIFGFLWVELTGLDARSIARQLQNAGLQIPGFRRDPRILERVLQRYIPYVTFWGSFTIALVAVLADFLGALGTGTGILLTVGILYRFYEEIAREQATEMFPALRKFFAK, encoded by the coding sequence ATGGGAGTCCGGGAAGTAGTCTACGCCATCGAACGCTGGTTCCCAGAAGTTGAAAGGCCCAAGAGGCACGTTCCCCTAAAGGAAAAATTCATGTGGACAGGGATTGCCCTGCTGCTCTACTTCGTTCTGGCCGAGATACCCCTCTATGGAATACCCCAGCAGGTTCAGGATTATTTTGCAACACTCCGTTTCGTGCTCGCAGGTAGGAGCGGCTCGCTCCTGACCCTCGGTATCGGTCCAATCGTTACCGCCAGTATAATCATGCAGCTTCTCGTTGGTTCCGAGATAGTTAGGCTTGACCTCTCAAATCCCGAGGACAGGCGCTTTTACCAGGCCACCCAAAGGGTATTCGCCGTGTTCATGAGCTTTTTCGAGGCGTTCATCTATGTATTCGCCGGTGCCTTCGGTAAGGTGAACACCGGAATAGGTGCGTTCCAGACCGTTTCAATCCCCAACGGGCCGATCTACATTGGAATAGGCCTTGCACTCCTCATCGTTCTCCAGCTCGGTCTAGCCTCGACACTGCTCATACTCCTGGACGAGCTGGTGAGCAAGTGGGGCATCGGAAGCGGTATCAGCCTATTCATTGCCGCGGGTGTCTCCCAGACGGTTATCTATAGATCCCTGGCTCCCGTTCAGAGCAACCAGTACATAGACCCACTCACGGGAGAGCCTGCCTTGATTGGTGCGATTCCTGCTTTCATTCAGCACATCCTCAAAGGGGACATAAGCGGCGCAATATACCGTGGTGGAACCCTCCCAGACATCGTAAAGCTGATTGGAACGATAGTGGTCTTCCTCGTGGTCGTCTATCTGGAGAGCATGCGCGTCGAGATACCCCTCAGCTACGGCCGTGTTACTGTCCGCGGCAGGTATCCGATAAGGTTCATGTACGTCAGCAACATTCCGATCATCCTTACTATGGCACTCTACGCCAACATACAGCTCTGGGCTAGGCTCCTCGCCAACTACGGCCACCCAATCCTTGGCCAGTTCGACAGCGCAGGCAATCCAGTCGGTGGTTTCGTCATATACCTCTACCCGCCCAGGGACATCTTCCACGTGATCAACGACCCAGTGAGGGCGCTGGTGTACGCGTTAATGACAATATTCTGGTCGCTGATCTTTGGATTCCTGTGGGTTGAACTCACGGGCCTTGACGCTAGGAGCATTGCAAGGCAGCTCCAGAACGCTGGCCTCCAGATACCCGGTTTCAGGAGGGATCCAAGAATCCTCGAGAGGGTCCTTCAGAGGTACATTCCATACGTGACATTCTGGGGCTCCTTCACCATAGCCCTCGTGGCAGTGCTGGCGGACTTCCTCGGTGCCCTCGGTACTGGAACAGGAATTCTCCTGACGGTAGGTATACTCTACAGGTTCTACGAGGAGATAGCCAGGGAACAGGCCACCGAGATGTTCCCGGCACTCAGGAAGTTCTTCGCCAAGTGA
- a CDS encoding 50S ribosomal protein L32e, with product MNEKARLLRIRAKLKRKKPRFLRQEWWRYPKFKNDPKWRRPKGIDSKMRLKKKGKPRSPSIGWSSPKAVRGLHPSGYEEVLVHNVKELEAIDPTRQAARIAGTVGARKREMILARAKELGVKVLNP from the coding sequence ATGAACGAAAAGGCGAGACTCCTGAGGATAAGGGCCAAGCTCAAGAGGAAGAAGCCGAGGTTCCTCCGCCAGGAGTGGTGGAGGTACCCGAAGTTCAAGAACGACCCGAAGTGGAGAAGGCCTAAGGGAATCGACAGCAAGATGAGGCTCAAGAAGAAGGGCAAGCCGCGCTCACCGAGCATCGGATGGAGCTCACCCAAAGCAGTTCGCGGGCTCCACCCGAGCGGCTACGAGGAAGTCCTCGTCCACAACGTCAAGGAGCTTGAGGCCATAGACCCGACCAGGCAGGCCGCCAGGATAGCGGGAACAGTCGGCGCCAGGAAGAGAGAGATGATACTCGCTAGGGCCAAGGAGCTCGGAGTGAAGGTTCTCAACCCGTGA
- a CDS encoding type II toxin-antitoxin system HicA family toxin: MSRLPRLSGEEVVKVLTSKFGFKVSRQRGSHVVLVKYENGRKIGTVVPLHKELKPGTLLGVLHLAGISKDEFVGALKDL, translated from the coding sequence ATGTCGAGATTGCCAAGGCTCTCGGGTGAAGAGGTCGTCAAAGTACTGACATCTAAGTTCGGCTTTAAGGTCTCGCGTCAGAGGGGCAGTCATGTCGTTTTAGTTAAATATGAAAACGGGAGAAAAATTGGTACCGTGGTTCCGCTTCACAAGGAGCTGAAGCCCGGAACTTTGCTCGGAGTGCTTCATCTTGCTGGAATTTCAAAGGATGAATTTGTTGGGGCTCTTAAAGATCTGTAG